A stretch of the Lolium perenne isolate Kyuss_39 chromosome 3, Kyuss_2.0, whole genome shotgun sequence genome encodes the following:
- the LOC139829732 gene encoding uncharacterized protein — MKHLNHVGLFLLSFTCLQLSAAAPARAGISREAEALVNWKASLVSADESLGSWSLANSTSLCSWTHISCDPAEHITGLDLSGTSLNGTLDRLDFSAFPQLQILVLSSNSLYGTIPAGIGNLTSLVDLHISDNPYLRGAIPHSIGQLKHLSRLVLSLVGLDGRLPEEIGNLTTLEELYLNSVPLTGPIPLTIGMLVKLRVLSMQQNNLTGNIPLEIGNMTELCKLYFSDNYLEGQLPGTISNLINLQDLDLSINQLGGHIVTKLGNSSSLDMVDISHNKFSGLFPPSICMGNVLRTVYAEYNRFTGIHHQTFQNCTSLQTVVFTANNIVADIRDIFGEHQRQLLMIAFSQNQLYGTLLTDEGEIFFCNYTGLELIDLSNNVLHGGLSKCFWDIPWLGFMDLSNNSFDGVVPLSRSFPYALEYLRLANNHFEGPFPLALKKCKNLTTLDLGGNSFSGTIPSWISKDLPGLRFFRLSSNMFDGIIPRQILQFSRLQLLDLSKNKLTGAIPDDFLNFTGMAYEQNDDSGYHKFPGKIQIVWKNVDYVYTTKIAGMVGIDLSGNVLSQEIPGGLTTLLVLRYLNLSGNHLSGCIPEDIGNLVLLESLDLSRNQLSGEIPPSFTGLKSMSALNLSSNKLYGMIPMGSQLQTLVDPSIYINNLGLCGFPLEDCVNSSPSKQNERSQSEDREALWLYCFVAAGFIFGFWLYWGMLSFYSETGRCTFYQYVDNMQENFTKKVHSCISWFQAKALNEV; from the coding sequence ATGAAGCACCTCAATCATGTAGGCCTCTTCCTGCTCTCTTTCACTTGCCTCCAACTATCAGCTGCTGCGCCGGCGAGAGCGGGCATCTCGCGTGAAGCTGAAGCACTTGTGAATTGGAAGGCTAGCTTGGTCAGTGCTGATGAGTCCCTTGGATCATGGTCGTTGGCCAACTCCACCAGCCTTTGCAGCTGGACGCACATCAGTTGCGACCCTGCTGAGCACATCACAGGGCTCGACCTTAGTGGCACAAGTCTGAATGGCACACTTGACAGGTTGGACTTCTCGGCCTTTCCCCAACTGCAGATTCTCGTCCTGTCCAGCAATAGTCTATATGGTACAATTCCAGCAGGTATCGGCAACCTGACTAGCTTGGTAGACTTGCACATCAGCGACAACCCGTATTTGAGGGGTGCCATTCCGCACAGCATTGGACAGTTGAAGCACCTTTCTAGACTGGTACTATCATTGGTGGGGCTCGATGGCAGACTACCTGAAGAGATTGGTAACTTGACGACCTTGGAGGAGCTATATCTCAACTCTGTTCCTCTGACCGGGCCAATTCCACTAACAATTGGGATGCTCGTGAAGCTCCGTGTGCTCAGCATGCAACAAAACAATCTGACAGGGAACATCCCACTTGAGATTGGAAACATGACAGAACTGTGTAAATTGTACTTTTCAGATAACTATTTAGAAGGGCAGCTACCAGGTACCATCTCCAATTTGATAAATCTCCAGGATCTGGACCTGTCAATAAATCAGCTCGGAGGCCACATCGTCACAAAGCTTGGGAATAGCAGCTCCCTGGATATGGTCGATATTTCACACAACAAATTTTCTGGACTGTTTCCGCCATCCATTTGCATGGGAAACGTGCTTCGTACTGTCTATGCGGAGTACAATAGATTTACAGGCATTCACCACCAGACATTCCAAAACTGCACAAGCCTGCAGACTGTTGTGTTCACGGCAAACAATATTGTTGCAGACATAAGGGATATTTTTGGCGAGCATCAAAGGCAGCTTCTGATGATTGCTTTTAGTCAAAATCAGTTGTATGGCACGCTTCTGACAGATGAGGGTGAGATATTCTTTTGCAACTATACTGGTTTGGAACTCATCGACCTATCAAACAATGTCTTACATGGAGGTCTCTCCAAGTGTTTCTGGGACATTCCATGGTTGGGATTCATGGATCTTTCCAACAACTCTTTCGACGGTGTAGTTCCGTTGTCGAGGTCATTTCCTTATGCTCTTGAATATCTAAGACTAGCCAATAACCATTTCGAAGGACCCTTTCCTTTGGCTCTTAAGAAATGCAAAAACCTGACCACTCTGGATCTTGGAGGCAACAGTTTCTCTGGTACAATACCATCTTGGATAAGCAAGGACTTACCTGGACTCCGATTTTTTCGGCTGTCATCGAACATGTTTGATGGTATCATACCCCGCCAGATATTACAATTTAGCAGACTTCAGTTATTGGACTTGTCAAAAAACAAGCTCACCGGAGCCATTCCAGATGATTTTCTGAATTTTACTGGCATGGCATATGAACAGAATGACGATTCTGGTTATCACAAATTTCCAGGAAAGATTCAAATCGTTTGGAAGAATGTAGATTATGTTTACACTACGAAGATAGCAGGCATGGTGGGTATCGACTTATCTGGCAATGTCCTGTCACAAGAGATCCCAGGTGGGCTCACAACCCTTCTTGTACTGAGGTATCTGAACTTATCAGGAAATCATCTGTCAGGTTGTATTCCGGAAGACATTGGCAATCTTGTACTGCTGGAATCCTTGGACCTTTCTCGGAACCAACTCTCAGGAGAAATTCCTCCAAGCTTTACAGGTTTGAAGTCCATGAGTGCTCTGAACCTCTCCAGCAACAAGTTATATGGGATGATACCTATGGGCAGTCAGCTACAGACGCTCGTTGACCCGTCAATATACATCAACAATCTAGGGCTTTGTGGTTTCCCGTTGGAGGACTGCGTAAACTCGTCGCCATCGAAGCAAAACGAAAGGAGCCAatctgaagatagagaagcaTTGTGGTTGTATTGCTTTGTGGCTGCTGGGTTCATCTTTGGGTTCTGGCTGTACTGGGGCATGTTGTCGTTTTACAGTGAGACCGGGAGATGCACATTCTACCAGTATGTGGACAATATGCAAGAGAATTTTACCAAGAAAGTACATAGCTGCATTTCATGGTTCCAGGCTAAGGCCTTGAACGAGGTGTGA